The proteins below are encoded in one region of Candidatus Zixiibacteriota bacterium:
- a CDS encoding dephospho-CoA kinase: protein MLKLGVTGQIASGKSTVAEAFAEFGGRLVSADQIGREVVEKNKPVLSKLIRAFGRGIVTAEGQLKRRELGKIVFASPEKRKTLNEIVHPQLLKRLVEEIKVCESDPKCGFVIVDAALLVDWGWHEKVDYTICVTAPEADQITRAVKNGFTVAEIKDRISSQKPIEDLVAVSDFVIHNNGTLSELRDKTRQVYERIKVARKS, encoded by the coding sequence ATGTTGAAACTTGGTGTTACCGGTCAAATCGCATCCGGAAAGTCGACAGTAGCCGAAGCCTTCGCTGAATTCGGGGGACGGCTTGTATCCGCGGATCAAATCGGCCGCGAGGTGGTGGAAAAAAATAAACCAGTTCTTTCCAAGTTGATACGCGCCTTCGGCAGAGGCATAGTAACAGCAGAGGGCCAACTGAAAAGGCGAGAACTGGGAAAAATCGTCTTCGCTTCGCCCGAAAAGCGAAAAACTTTGAATGAAATCGTTCACCCCCAGCTTCTAAAGAGACTCGTCGAAGAAATCAAAGTCTGCGAATCCGATCCCAAATGCGGTTTTGTTATCGTCGACGCCGCCCTGCTGGTGGACTGGGGCTGGCACGAGAAAGTCGACTACACGATCTGTGTAACCGCGCCCGAGGCTGACCAGATTACACGCGCGGTTAAAAACGGCTTTACCGTGGCCGAAATCAAGGACAGGATCTCGTCGCAGAAACCGATCGAGGACCTGGTTGCGGTTTCAGATTTTGTAATTCACAACAACGGTACCCTCTCTGAGCTTCGAGATAAAACCCGCCAGGTCTACGAACGCATAAAAGTCGCCCGGAAATCCTGA